From one Pontibacillus sp. HMF3514 genomic stretch:
- a CDS encoding VOC family protein: protein MSSFIKRVGTTYIPVVNPEHSSNWYQQKLGAIENFRNEEKAILDLANQSVFLVKAQGGQTSNFTDINGNEHFAMTFEVDGYDELTQLREELITKEVSVGEVEDRGHPGNNFVFYDLDGNAFDVWSELSPTFKKLHGV, encoded by the coding sequence ATGAGTTCATTCATAAAAAGAGTAGGAACTACATACATCCCTGTAGTTAATCCAGAACATTCATCAAATTGGTATCAGCAAAAGCTCGGCGCTATTGAAAACTTCCGAAATGAGGAAAAAGCGATTCTTGATTTGGCTAACCAGAGTGTGTTTCTTGTTAAAGCTCAAGGAGGTCAGACTTCTAATTTTACAGATATAAATGGTAATGAGCATTTTGCAATGACATTTGAAGTGGATGGATATGATGAATTAACGCAATTACGAGAAGAGCTGATAACAAAAGAAGTAAGTGTAGGAGAGGTTGAGGATCGAGGTCATCCAGGTAATAATTTCGTTTTTTATGACTTGGATGGTAATGCTTTTGACGTGTGGAGTGAGCTAAGCCCAACCTTTAAAAAATTGCATGGTGTAT
- a CDS encoding lactoylglutathione lyase family protein, translating to MLTYPRAFSHIGLSVPNLEEAINFYKEVFGWYVIMEPSEVENDDTPIGQMCRDVFGDNWDKFRIAHLSTGDRIGVELFEFPENEQPENNFDYWKTGLFHFCVQDPDIEGIVEKIKEHGGKQRMPIREYYPGEKPFKMVYVEDPFGIIFEIYTHSYELTYSAGAY from the coding sequence ATGCTAACATATCCTAGAGCTTTTTCTCATATAGGTCTATCTGTCCCGAACTTAGAAGAGGCTATTAATTTCTATAAAGAAGTATTTGGTTGGTATGTCATCATGGAACCATCCGAAGTAGAAAATGATGATACTCCCATTGGACAAATGTGTAGAGATGTATTTGGGGACAATTGGGACAAATTCAGAATTGCCCACTTATCAACCGGCGATCGTATTGGTGTGGAACTATTTGAATTCCCTGAAAATGAACAACCAGAAAATAATTTTGACTACTGGAAAACTGGATTATTTCACTTCTGTGTTCAAGATCCCGATATTGAAGGAATTGTGGAAAAAATAAAGGAACATGGTGGGAAACAACGGATGCCTATCAGAGAGTATTATCCTGGGGAAAAGCCATTTAAGATGGTTTATGTAGAGGATCCTTTCGGTATAATTTTTGAAATCTATACTCATAGTTATGAATTAACTTATTCAGCAGGCGCGTATTAG
- a CDS encoding helix-turn-helix domain-containing protein gives MDTPIDKEGKLNCSIEYTLKKIGGKWKTVILWHLGVDGTLRYNELRKLLPGVTHKVLSQQLKELEVDGFIDRVPYNTIPPKVEYSMTDKGKSVMPILEQMHIWGTKYGEDL, from the coding sequence ATGGATACCCCAATAGATAAAGAAGGAAAACTTAATTGTTCGATTGAATATACATTAAAAAAAATAGGAGGTAAGTGGAAAACCGTTATATTATGGCATTTAGGCGTGGATGGAACTTTACGATATAATGAGTTAAGGAAACTACTTCCTGGTGTCACTCATAAAGTATTGAGTCAGCAATTAAAAGAATTAGAAGTGGATGGATTCATAGATCGTGTTCCATATAATACGATTCCTCCTAAAGTAGAATACTCTATGACAGATAAGGGAAAATCAGTGATGCCTATACTTGAACAAATGCATATTTGGGGAACTAAGTACGGTGAAGATCTGTAG
- a CDS encoding glutaredoxin family protein, with translation MKDQLELKLFTRPTCSDCQQAKTYLNSVGIDYQHKDVSQDPKIEEELKSISGTRIVPLFAFYKKGLFGKKKLVNHFIGFEENKDEIKGILNKN, from the coding sequence TTGAAAGATCAATTAGAACTTAAACTTTTTACAAGACCTACTTGTTCAGACTGCCAACAAGCAAAAACATATCTCAACTCGGTGGGTATTGATTATCAACATAAAGATGTTAGTCAAGATCCGAAAATCGAGGAAGAGTTAAAGAGTATATCTGGTACGAGAATTGTACCGCTGTTTGCCTTTTATAAAAAAGGGTTATTTGGTAAGAAAAAACTGGTGAATCATTTCATTGGGTTTGAAGAAAATAAAGATGAAATTAAAGGCATTTTGAATAAAAATTAA
- a CDS encoding multicopper oxidase family protein, which yields MKVKILIILGIFTALLVGCQENKSNNTPAVQDDISEVNSSPSKEEHSDQELTLTTSKVKWDFGNDIDGEAWTYNGSVPGKEIRLTEGQTLQAKLINKIDAPVTIHWHGMVLPNEMDGVPGVTQNAVMPGEDFTYTFKPKHSGTYWYHSHQQSSSQVDKGLYGPLIIEPKNKSYDQDKVFVLDEWLLNRNSQNGMGMGMGTHMGNMMSGDTGDMDTQMLYNTFTVNGKTSPDIPPAKFKSEERVRLRFINAGYQKHILSLSDQSYKVVALDAQPVKDTAPTTDLLEIAPGERIDIEFTSTDSEDWYIQSMDNDSAATDMRIPIQIDEADSNKAVAEIQNRHTVSQTFLESKDPLFNEDVNADKTYDMLLGAEMHRGRGLDFTINQEVFPKTPTLNINKDDIVKVTLSNDSQFDHPMHLHGHHFQIISKNGEKLDKPIVKDLINVKPNESYEIIFKADNPGDWVFHCHDLLHAENGMMSLIHYNGYTSPVNIHDETNKPE from the coding sequence ATGAAAGTCAAGATTTTAATAATTCTAGGAATCTTTACTGCTTTATTAGTAGGATGTCAGGAAAATAAGAGTAATAACACCCCTGCAGTTCAAGACGATATATCTGAAGTGAATTCCTCTCCCTCAAAAGAAGAGCACTCTGATCAAGAACTTACTTTGACGACTTCAAAGGTTAAGTGGGATTTTGGTAATGATATTGATGGTGAAGCATGGACTTATAACGGGTCTGTACCGGGTAAAGAAATCCGACTTACAGAAGGGCAAACTCTACAAGCTAAATTAATCAACAAAATTGATGCCCCTGTAACGATCCATTGGCACGGTATGGTATTACCTAATGAAATGGATGGCGTACCAGGTGTTACTCAAAATGCGGTGATGCCCGGGGAGGATTTCACTTATACTTTCAAGCCTAAACATTCGGGTACTTATTGGTATCACTCACACCAACAAAGTTCTTCACAGGTAGACAAAGGGTTATATGGCCCTCTGATTATTGAACCTAAAAACAAAAGCTATGATCAAGATAAAGTGTTTGTTTTAGATGAGTGGCTACTGAACAGAAACTCACAAAATGGTATGGGAATGGGCATGGGTACTCATATGGGGAACATGATGAGTGGAGATACAGGCGACATGGACACCCAGATGCTTTACAATACTTTCACAGTAAACGGTAAAACTTCACCAGATATTCCGCCTGCTAAGTTTAAGTCTGAGGAACGTGTTCGTCTCCGTTTTATCAATGCAGGGTATCAAAAGCACATATTATCGTTGAGTGATCAATCTTACAAAGTTGTGGCACTTGATGCACAGCCAGTAAAAGATACAGCACCCACAACTGACCTGTTAGAAATAGCTCCTGGCGAACGTATTGATATTGAATTCACATCTACCGATAGTGAAGATTGGTATATCCAAAGTATGGATAACGATTCAGCAGCTACTGATATGAGAATCCCCATTCAAATTGATGAAGCTGACTCCAATAAAGCAGTTGCTGAAATTCAAAACCGTCATACTGTGTCTCAAACTTTTTTAGAGTCAAAGGATCCATTATTTAACGAAGACGTAAACGCTGATAAAACCTATGATATGTTGTTAGGCGCAGAGATGCATAGAGGCAGAGGCTTGGATTTTACAATTAATCAAGAAGTTTTTCCTAAAACACCAACACTTAACATAAATAAAGACGACATCGTAAAAGTGACGTTATCAAATGATAGCCAATTCGACCATCCAATGCACCTTCATGGTCATCACTTTCAAATCATTTCTAAAAACGGCGAAAAGTTAGATAAACCTATCGTTAAGGATTTAATTAATGTCAAACCGAATGAATCCTATGAAATCATATTTAAAGCAGATAACCCCGGGGATTGGGTCTTCCACTGTCATGACCTCCTTCATGCTGAAAATGGTATGATGTCGCTTATTCACTATAACGGCTATACCTCACCTGTGAATATTCATGACGAGACAAACAAGCCGGAATAA
- a CDS encoding Na+/H+ antiporter NhaC family protein, with protein sequence MELWLSVLPPIIAIIFAIWTKQVIPSLLVGLWVGSLLVAQSFIGSFGQTVDYITDVLTTTGNVQVILFLYIFSGLVALIQISGGIQGFAKFVGKYIDNAQKTLWSLWGLLPVTFVDCGFRVVATGAIIKPLAEKYKIAKERLAFMLNNSASPVILLIPIATTFVGYIIGIVQNGMDATGVEGSAFSLYLQSLPYQFFSFFSIAVTLFTIIPRFNFGPMKEIIKNRGAMNEKNMQTEFAEDMSHNHQKAETTKDQTGNAMKGSMEHDHDMDQDPVLKPRIMNLLIPLLTLIPLSFVLMIGSDDPSKAMLVALSITLVVTFFLYLFQGLKLGDQVEHFIKGGNQLIVTISILIVAWPISKVSQDLGLSQLIENTLSGTIGENLVPVITFIVTAAVAYFIGSSWGSWALMMPVAFTLASATGTTFPIVIAAVLSGGTFGDVTSPVSGMTAMSAGIAEADHMKYVKVMSPYNLGSGVLAALAFLAVPLIF encoded by the coding sequence ATGGAGTTATGGTTGTCTGTTTTGCCACCTATTATTGCCATTATTTTTGCTATATGGACGAAACAGGTCATCCCGTCTTTATTGGTTGGGTTATGGGTAGGCAGTCTTTTAGTAGCTCAGTCGTTTATAGGTTCGTTCGGTCAGACAGTGGATTATATTACAGACGTATTAACCACTACTGGAAATGTTCAGGTTATTTTATTTCTATACATCTTTAGTGGGTTAGTGGCCCTTATTCAAATTTCAGGCGGAATCCAAGGTTTCGCCAAGTTTGTTGGGAAGTACATAGATAATGCACAGAAAACACTCTGGTCGTTATGGGGTCTATTACCTGTTACATTTGTTGACTGTGGGTTTCGAGTCGTGGCGACGGGTGCGATTATTAAGCCATTAGCTGAAAAATATAAAATTGCAAAAGAGAGACTAGCGTTTATGTTAAATAATTCAGCTAGTCCGGTGATCTTGTTAATCCCCATCGCAACAACATTTGTAGGGTATATTATAGGGATTGTACAAAATGGTATGGATGCCACAGGTGTAGAAGGATCTGCATTTTCTTTGTATTTACAGTCACTTCCTTATCAGTTTTTTAGTTTCTTTTCGATCGCTGTTACGCTCTTTACGATTATACCGAGGTTTAACTTTGGTCCAATGAAAGAGATCATTAAAAACCGAGGAGCAATGAATGAAAAGAACATGCAGACGGAATTTGCTGAAGACATGTCTCATAACCACCAAAAAGCTGAAACAACGAAGGACCAAACGGGAAATGCGATGAAAGGCAGTATGGAGCATGATCATGATATGGATCAAGATCCTGTATTAAAACCAAGAATAATGAATCTACTTATTCCACTACTGACGCTAATACCGTTAAGTTTTGTTCTTATGATAGGTAGTGATGACCCCTCAAAAGCAATGCTTGTAGCACTATCGATAACATTAGTGGTGACCTTTTTCTTGTACTTGTTCCAAGGGCTTAAGTTAGGTGATCAAGTTGAACATTTTATAAAAGGTGGTAACCAGTTAATCGTAACAATCAGTATATTAATTGTAGCTTGGCCCATATCCAAAGTTTCGCAAGACTTAGGGTTGTCTCAATTAATTGAAAATACTCTTTCTGGTACCATAGGTGAAAATTTAGTACCTGTAATCACATTTATCGTTACAGCGGCTGTTGCTTATTTTATTGGATCTTCTTGGGGGAGTTGGGCATTAATGATGCCTGTTGCATTCACGTTAGCATCAGCAACAGGAACGACTTTTCCTATTGTCATTGCTGCTGTTTTATCAGGTGGCACTTTTGGAGATGTTACTTCACCAGTATCAGGAATGACGGCGATGTCAGCGGGGATTGCTGAGGCAGATCATATGAAATATGTTAAAGTGATGTCTCCTTATAATTTAGGTTCAGGTGTATTAGCAGCATTAGCATTTCTAGCTGTTCCTCTTATATTTTAA